The following proteins are encoded in a genomic region of alpha proteobacterium U9-1i:
- a CDS encoding serine/threonine protein kinase, with protein MGGIFISHSSKNSAEAERLSDWLEQQGWGRSQVFLDLQDLKSGDSWRDVLNAMGDKEAVIVCLSNEWLGSHECVREFTQAQERGKPILPIFVAPVTVPIPRFITDLQIGDATKEGGFQSLRDSLLAKRITPQSFAWPPPNDPTRSVYRGLQALDVQDAAIFFGRDADIARGLDELRRLRNGAPQRLFVILGASGAGKSSFLRAGLISRLRRDEENFLVLPIVRPDRAAITGTQGLLAGLQNAGTAGVQPASLTANALATAFAELRKPVMERLACNASASRETYAAKPPTIIIPLDQAEELFSADNTERAQFCKIVADAITQDDNALIIATIRSDSYEALQNGLMPESQNTFSLPAIIAGAFQEIIEGPARLAKPPLAVEPALTQQLLTDLNAADALPLLAFTLERLQSQFGADGNLTLTDHRDKLGGLSGAIQSAVHAVLGPQPSKNDLALARRLFVPSLVQVDQDGVKRRVARRHDLPADAQTLAERFVAQRLLVTDQGNIEVAHEAILRQWPALVGWITEERGALVSLDGVRAAARDWREQVGDKKKARGESWLLHRGDRLKDAEKIAARTDFASAIDDDMRAYLAACRKEERRAAGSRLRMQVLAGVSALAVIGSGFAFVTQDDWRPELHAWWNYKRFAHSGGQLRDLAHGETFQDCEEGSTDCPLMVLIPDGTFLMGEAPEQTTDEQGQAVTALYERRRISIARFAVSQHEVTFTDWQACVAGGGCRGAAEPSDSDWGRETRPVINISWVDAQDYARWLSQMTGQHYRLLTEAEWEYSARAVISTDDPRNGENWSFGNDEGRLGDFAWFRSNSDNQSHPVGRKRANPFGLFDMHGNVMEWVQDCSVPYDPSKLDGSAVESDPEMLGSATPCSYRVIRGGFWGSGPQGLRSADRAGFAPVGRDQGIGFRVARTLKKLSHTPNPGRILPRAHAPRSASAANIAASLSAAARHVRTHHRRHRRARNGGAGK; from the coding sequence ATGGGCGGCATCTTCATAAGTCATTCGAGCAAGAACAGCGCAGAGGCCGAGCGGCTGAGCGATTGGCTCGAACAACAAGGGTGGGGGCGCTCACAGGTCTTCCTGGATTTGCAGGACCTAAAGTCCGGCGATAGCTGGCGCGATGTGCTCAACGCGATGGGCGACAAGGAAGCCGTCATCGTCTGCCTATCGAACGAATGGCTCGGCTCGCACGAATGCGTGCGCGAGTTCACGCAAGCACAGGAACGCGGCAAGCCGATCCTGCCGATCTTCGTCGCTCCGGTGACCGTGCCTATTCCGCGCTTCATCACCGACCTGCAGATTGGTGATGCGACAAAAGAAGGCGGCTTTCAAAGTTTGCGCGACAGCCTGCTCGCCAAGCGCATCACACCGCAATCTTTCGCTTGGCCGCCGCCGAATGACCCCACACGCTCGGTCTATCGCGGATTGCAGGCGCTCGATGTGCAGGACGCCGCGATCTTCTTTGGCCGCGACGCCGACATCGCACGCGGGCTGGATGAATTACGACGCCTACGCAACGGCGCGCCGCAACGCTTGTTCGTGATCCTCGGCGCGTCAGGCGCAGGGAAGTCATCTTTCCTCCGTGCCGGTCTGATCTCCCGTCTGCGACGGGACGAAGAGAATTTTCTCGTGCTGCCGATCGTGCGCCCAGACCGCGCGGCAATCACCGGCACACAAGGCTTGCTCGCAGGCTTGCAGAACGCAGGGACCGCCGGCGTCCAGCCGGCATCTTTGACAGCAAACGCCCTCGCCACAGCCTTCGCCGAATTACGCAAACCAGTGATGGAGCGGCTTGCATGCAATGCGTCGGCCTCACGCGAAACCTACGCGGCAAAACCGCCGACAATCATCATCCCGCTTGACCAAGCCGAAGAATTGTTCAGCGCTGATAACACCGAGCGCGCGCAATTTTGCAAGATCGTCGCGGACGCCATCACACAAGACGACAACGCGCTGATCATCGCCACGATCCGTTCGGATTCCTACGAGGCGTTGCAAAATGGCTTGATGCCGGAGAGCCAAAACACGTTCTCTCTCCCCGCCATCATCGCCGGCGCATTCCAAGAAATCATCGAGGGCCCGGCGCGTCTGGCGAAGCCGCCGCTGGCCGTCGAACCCGCGCTAACCCAACAATTGCTGACTGATCTCAACGCTGCCGACGCGCTCCCCTTGCTCGCGTTCACCCTGGAGCGGTTGCAGAGCCAATTTGGCGCGGACGGCAACCTCACGCTGACGGACCATCGGGACAAGCTAGGCGGGCTTTCTGGCGCCATCCAATCGGCGGTCCATGCTGTTTTGGGGCCGCAACCCAGCAAGAACGATCTTGCGCTAGCGCGGCGCTTGTTCGTGCCGAGCTTGGTGCAAGTGGACCAAGATGGCGTCAAACGCCGCGTAGCGCGTCGCCACGACCTTCCCGCTGATGCACAAACCTTGGCAGAGCGTTTCGTAGCGCAGCGTCTATTGGTGACAGACCAAGGAAATATCGAAGTTGCGCACGAAGCGATTCTGCGGCAATGGCCAGCGCTCGTTGGTTGGATCACGGAAGAGCGCGGCGCGCTTGTGTCACTCGACGGCGTGCGGGCGGCGGCGCGCGATTGGCGCGAACAAGTGGGGGACAAGAAGAAGGCGCGTGGCGAGAGCTGGCTCCTCCATCGCGGTGACCGGCTGAAAGACGCAGAGAAAATTGCAGCGCGCACAGACTTCGCGTCGGCGATTGACGACGATATGCGCGCTTATCTCGCGGCCTGCCGCAAGGAGGAGCGGCGCGCGGCAGGAAGCCGCTTGCGGATGCAGGTGTTGGCCGGCGTATCGGCGCTTGCGGTGATCGGCTCGGGCTTTGCGTTTGTCACGCAGGACGATTGGCGACCCGAACTCCATGCTTGGTGGAACTACAAGCGTTTCGCTCATTCAGGCGGGCAGTTAAGGGACCTAGCGCATGGCGAGACATTTCAAGACTGCGAGGAAGGCTCAACCGATTGCCCGCTCATGGTCCTGATCCCAGATGGCACATTCTTGATGGGCGAGGCTCCAGAACAGACAACCGACGAGCAAGGCCAAGCGGTAACCGCACTCTATGAGCGCCGCCGCATCTCGATCGCGCGCTTTGCCGTGTCACAGCACGAGGTGACGTTCACGGATTGGCAAGCCTGCGTGGCAGGCGGCGGCTGTCGCGGCGCTGCTGAGCCTTCGGATTCTGATTGGGGCCGCGAAACTCGACCCGTGATTAACATCAGCTGGGTCGATGCACAGGATTATGCGCGCTGGCTTTCGCAGATGACAGGCCAGCACTATCGCCTGCTGACCGAAGCAGAGTGGGAATACTCCGCTCGCGCCGTCATCTCCACAGATGATCCGCGCAACGGCGAAAACTGGAGTTTCGGCAACGACGAAGGTCGATTGGGCGACTTCGCGTGGTTTCGCTCAAACTCAGATAATCAGTCCCATCCTGTCGGAAGAAAACGAGCAAATCCGTTCGGTCTCTTCGACATGCACGGCAACGTGATGGAATGGGTGCAGGATTGCAGCGTCCCATACGATCCGTCGAAACTTGATGGCTCGGCCGTAGAGTCAGACCCCGAGATGTTAGGTAGTGCGACGCCTTGCTCCTACCGAGTAATCCGCGGCGGATTTTGGGGTTCCGGACCGCAAGGGCTACGTTCGGCAGACCGCGCGGGATTTGCACCGGTAGGCCGCGACCAAGGCATTGGCTTCCGCGTCGCTCGAACGCTAAAAAAACTATCCCACACCCCCAACCCCGGGCGCATACTTCCTCGCGCACATGCACCCCGTTCCGCCTCCGCCGCCAACATCGCCGCCTCTCTGAGCGCGGCTGCGCGCCATGTTCGAACGCATCATCGCCGTCATCGGCGCGCCAGAAATGGGGGAGCGGGCAAATGA
- a CDS encoding late competence protein ComEC (DNA transport): MKVQIFDVKHGACAMITGPNGKHLMIDCGFREGADPWFPSVAFAGNRIEMLIVQNLDEDHVDDLPYVWDQLEIGAIYSNPSVDAAALKAMKTQGMDDGVAKAHAILKSLGPGLIGLRADLGGVGVRAYYNSYGYPFTTTNDLSVAVFVTYGRFRILFGGDLERPGWLELLKSPSFRADLRSVNAIVGSHHGRASGKCDELFDYCAPDIAIFSDDAKQYETQETDSWYRHRVNGIPDYSRAPRAPGVPAMRHVLTTRRDGAITINANLTGLYVVTPERSADPLAELDAAIRAARVLTKV, from the coding sequence ATGAAGGTTCAGATCTTTGACGTAAAGCACGGCGCCTGCGCCATGATCACCGGCCCGAACGGCAAGCACTTGATGATCGATTGCGGCTTTCGGGAAGGCGCTGATCCCTGGTTTCCGTCCGTCGCCTTCGCCGGCAACCGGATCGAAATGCTGATCGTGCAAAATCTCGACGAAGACCATGTCGATGATCTTCCCTACGTCTGGGATCAGCTCGAGATCGGCGCCATCTATAGCAATCCAAGTGTCGATGCCGCCGCACTGAAGGCGATGAAAACCCAAGGCATGGACGATGGCGTGGCCAAGGCGCATGCGATTTTGAAATCGCTCGGCCCAGGCCTGATTGGTCTCCGTGCTGACCTCGGCGGCGTTGGCGTCAGAGCCTATTACAATAGCTATGGCTACCCCTTCACCACCACCAATGACTTGAGCGTTGCGGTATTCGTCACGTATGGACGCTTCCGCATTCTGTTCGGCGGCGATCTCGAAAGGCCAGGTTGGCTCGAACTCTTGAAGTCGCCGTCGTTTCGCGCCGACTTGCGTTCGGTAAACGCTATTGTCGGCTCGCATCATGGTCGCGCCAGCGGCAAGTGCGATGAATTGTTCGACTATTGCGCGCCGGACATCGCCATCTTTTCCGACGACGCCAAGCAATACGAAACGCAGGAGACGGATTCCTGGTATCGCCACCGCGTCAACGGCATTCCGGATTACTCTCGCGCGCCGCGGGCGCCAGGCGTGCCGGCGATGCGCCACGTCTTAACCACGCGCCGTGATGGCGCGATCACAATCAATGCGAATTTGACTGGACTCTATGTGGTGACGCCGGAACGGTCTGCCGATCCACTCGCCGAACTCGATGCAGCCATCCGCGCGGCACGCGTGCTGACCAAGGTTTAG
- a CDS encoding excisionase: protein MATRVRTTENKPTPEDVALAREASRHLVQHLPATGEAIRLKVLNEGNDTSVVEVPTMAMRLLVDILQHMSRGECVTLFPIHAELTTQEAADLLNVSRPYLVTLLDEGKIPHHKTGSHRRVRIEDLLAYKSLVSTDRGKALDALATLGQDIDPEY, encoded by the coding sequence ATGGCTACGCGGGTTCGCACCACTGAAAACAAGCCGACGCCCGAGGATGTGGCCTTGGCGCGGGAAGCGAGCCGTCACCTTGTCCAACACCTCCCCGCCACGGGCGAGGCGATCCGGCTCAAGGTGCTGAACGAAGGAAACGACACCTCAGTCGTCGAGGTGCCTACGATGGCGATGCGCCTGCTGGTCGATATCCTGCAGCACATGTCGCGCGGGGAGTGCGTGACGCTGTTTCCGATCCATGCGGAGCTAACGACTCAGGAAGCGGCCGACCTCTTGAATGTGTCACGGCCCTATCTGGTCACGCTGCTCGACGAAGGAAAAATCCCGCATCACAAGACGGGCTCGCACCGTCGGGTGCGCATTGAAGATCTGCTGGCTTACAAATCTCTCGTTTCTACCGATCGCGGCAAAGCGCTCGACGCTCTAGCCACCCTCGGCCAGGACATCGATCCGGAATACTAA